The Triplophysa rosa linkage group LG3, Trosa_1v2, whole genome shotgun sequence genome has a segment encoding these proteins:
- the gse1a gene encoding genetic suppressor element 1 isoform X3, whose protein sequence is MSHEPKSPSLGMISAAPCTMATVSPLTPSPISGAMVGNGSPASQSAHSGFAAALRKLAKQAEDPRGSISSESSHVSSPVTNHISPVGTPKRVAMGTSLGPPTSTPPVVTIAPTKTVNGFWRSEGRQAEAGLRGSGQERLPSDRPLPAQEKTSLSLPPYLAGTHPFSMTSSALMQDPRLQTHLPRQVPHMLLAGTQEEYLRDGFRPYASAEELRMPVLPLGLGPGAAADALAYFHSGYLPHPSLASYRMEDYYNLSALRSYYHQLPEGGAMQALHPSAVHLPVPGVFYHGDIAHPSLTALHSERLQMEEDLRQHEREKDRDKERTREIERERQWEREVQRDKERERETGREMEIKKERAREMEKRHLSHEVHANQHSISHVNSHSLAHPFTHRQPVKDRAKLDDRLAANRPDKTKEPSLLMAPPGPYAPSGGTASGLGSSSGLQFGSGPGKAHRPMITPMMLQRPDEEDRWLARPRALKVEKVDRQGQVPSEFHQQVKEKRLDLGRPTEPAETHRERYSAHHNDMGVRDQSQPLGAPPPLISPKPLPRDHRPSPPALWNPVSLINSDRPLSHIHPFSSHTKPKPQEDESRQQSGPEKTSSMPINSLLDSGKYLAELEKSTRSFLSQQRNFFSQSGLRDYGQTQGSGSHRPAVERSDPMMVYDQALQQHRRLVSKLDLEEKKRREAREKGYYYELDDSYDESDEEEVRAHLRRVAQQPPLKPDASKEKMEFLNIFGVTTLSKRDELLEIKRRKRRRLMLERSPSPPAGQNKRKSPSPPQPPLTTRFTPEEMDNTSELEDKKHFLSMFSLNHISVEERKENEKITSLLEAIKQKNVTLDSLRYASDTPCSSPSAASHQSTSNGHPEPVNSSPDNLRFEDPPPLAPLKAPCQPKEVSPVRRVTSLQASAPPKDHPPGLNGLNGRPRVWESINQEEFAQHFHQSVLQSTQTTQQRQKAGATVGTDEQFDNASHQPPGLQKAFNKPPQTQTNGHTLNIPPHRDSPGASQDLSDEEGVSTDEDDEEETFSPRWKGIEAIFEAYEEYIEERSLEHQVLQSECRRLETHHYNLTLTAEQLSQSMRDLLAQKHNLALKRDRMQAELEHLKKCLALPLFHWHRGYYKRPSPR, encoded by the exons gtTCCATTAGTAGCGAGTCATCGCATGTTTCCTCCCCCGTGACCAATCACATTTCTCCGGTCGGTACGCCGAAACGGGTTGCCATGGGTACAAGCTTGGGCCCTCCCACTAGTACGCCGCCTGTGGTCACCATCGCTCCGACTAAAACAGTCAACGGCTTCTGGAGGTCTGAAGGCCGTCAG GCTGAAGCAGGATTGAGAGGGTCAGGTCAAGAGCGTTTGCCCTCAGACCGGCCTCTGCCAGCCCAGGAGAAgacctccctctctctccctccataCCTGGCGGGCACCCATCCTTTCAGCATGACCTCGAGCGCTCTCATGCAAGACCCTCGCCTTCAGACTCA CCTGCCACGCCAGGTTCCTCACATGCTGCTAGCAGGAACTCAGGAGGAGTATCTTCGCGACGGGTTCCGTCCGTACGCCTCGGCAGAAGAGCTGCGTATGCCTGTGCTTCCTCTAGGGCTCGGCCCGGGGGCTGCTGCCGATGCTCTTGCATACTTTCACTCAGGATATTTACCGCATCCCTCTCTCGCCTCATACAG GATGGAAGACTACTACAATCTGTCTGCACTCCGCTCGTATTACCACCAGCTTCCAGAAGGTGGAGCCATGCAAGCCCTGCACCCCTCCGCTGTTCACCTGCCCGTCCCGGGAGTGTTTTACCACGGTGACATCGCACATCCGTCGCTCACTGCTCTTCACTCAGAGAG GCTGCAGATGGAAGAAGATCTTCGCCAGCACGAGAGAGAAAAGGACCGAGATAAAGAGAGAACGCGTGAAATCGAACGGGAGCGGCAGTGGGAGCGCGAGGTGCAGAgggacaaagagagagagagagaaacgggGCGGGAGATGGAGATTAAGAAGGAGAGGGCGAGAGAGATGGAGAAACGCCACCTGAGCCACGAGGTGCACGCGAACCAGCACTCGATCTCTCACGTGAACTCTCACTCGCTGGCTCATCCGTTCACGCACCGGCAGCCGGTGAAGGACAGAGCCAAGCTGGACGACAGACTCGCTGCTAATAGACCGG ACAAAACCAAAGAACCTTCGTTGCTCATGGCTCCACCTGGTCCATACGCACCTTCAGGAGGTACAGCCTCAGGCCTTGGATCCTCTTCAGGGCTCCAGTTTGGATCAGGTCCTGGAAAAGCCCATCGGCCCATGATAACTCCCATGATGCTCCAGCGGCCCGATGAGGAGGACAGATGGCTGGCCAGACCGAGAGCTCTGAAGGTGGAGAAGGTGGACAGACAAGGTCAGGTGCCGTCAGAGTTTCATCAGCAAGTTAAGGAGAAGCGTCTGGATCTGGGACGACCCACAGAACCGGCAGAAACGCACAGGGAAAG GTACAGCGCACACCATAATGACATGGGTGTCAGAGACCAATCTCAACCCTTGGGTGCACCGCCTCCGCTAATATCCCCGAAACCTCTGCCTCGAGACCACCGCCCATCCCCTCCCGCTCTCTGGAACCCCGTCTCCCTCATCAACTCCGACCGGCCCCTATCCCACATCCATCCTTTCTCAAGCCACACCAAACCTAAACCTCAAGAAGATGAGTCAAGGCAGCAAAGCGGCCCTGAGAAGACCTCCTCCATGCCGATCAACAGCCTCCTTGATTCTGGTAAATATCTGGCCGAGCTGGAGAAGTCCACCAGAAGCTTTTTGAGCCAGCAGAGGAACTTCTTCTCTCAGTCTGGACTTCGAGACTACGGGCAAACTCAGGGGTCAGGTTCTCATAGGCCGGCTGTTGAAAGATCAGACCCCATGATGGTGTACGACCAGGCTCTGCAGCAACACAGGAGGCTGGTCAGCAAACTAGACCTGGAGGAGAAGAAACGCAGAGAAGCCAGAGAGAAAG GCTATTATTATGAATTGGACGACTCTTATGATGAGAGCGATGAGGAAGAAGTTCGAGCTCACCTGAGAAGAGTTGCTCAGCAACCTCCTCTCAAACCAGATGCGTCTAAAGAG AAAATGGAGTTTCTGAATATATTCGGCGTGACCACCCTCTCCAAGCGAGATGAGCTTCTGGAGATaaagaggagaaagagaaggagaCTCATGCTGGAGAGAAGCCCGTCACCTCCTGCGGGGCAGAACAAACGAAAGAGCCCCTCTCCTCCCCAACCTCCTCTCACAACACGCTTCACTCCAGAAGAGATGGACAACACCAGTGAACTTGAGGACAAGAAGCATTTCCTCAGTATGTTCAGCTTGAACCACATCAGCGTGGAGGAGAGAAAAG aaaatgagaaGATTACAAGCTTGCTGGAAGCCATCAAACAAAAAAACGTAACTCTGGACTCGCTCAGATATGCCTCAGATACTCCTTGTTCTAGCCCGTCAG CTGCCTCACATCAGTCAACTAGTAATGGTCACCCTGAACCCGTAAATAGCTCACCCGACAACCTTCGATTTGAAGACCCTCCACCGCTGGCTCCTCTCAAAGCTCCATGCCAACCCAAGGAGGTGTCTCCCGTCAGAAGGGTCACAAGCCTGCAGGCCAGCGCCCCACCCAAGGATCACCCTCCAGGGCTGAATGGACTAAATGGCAGACCCAGAGTGTGGGAGAGCATAAACCAAGAGGAGTTCGCTCagcattttcatcagtctgtaCTGCAGTCCACTCAAACAACACAACAGAGACAAAAAg CAGGTGCCACTGTAGGAACCGATGAGCAGTTTGATAATGCATCGCATCAACCTCCAGGTCTCCAGAAGGCATTCAACAAACCCCCCCAAACACAGACCAATGGCCACACCCTCAATATACCACCCCATAGAGACTCTCCAGGTGCGAGCCAGGACCTTTCAGATGAAGAGGGCGTCAGTACGGATGAAGACGATGAGGAGGAGACTTTCAGTCCCAGGTGGAAAGGAATTGAAGCGATATTTGAAGCATATGAGGAGTATATAGAAG AGAGAAGTTTGGAGCATCAGGTTCTCCAAAGCGAGTGTAGACGTCTTGAGACGCACCATTACAATCTCACGCTGACAGCCGAGCAGCTCTCTCAGAGCATGAGG gaTCTGTTGGCGCAGAAGCACAATCTGGCATTAAAGCGAGATCGTATGCAGGCCGAACTGGAGCACTTGAAGAAATGCCTGGCACTGCCCCTGTTTCATTGGCACAGGGGATATTACAAGAGACCCTCACCCAGGTGA
- the gse1a gene encoding genetic suppressor element 1 isoform X1 has protein sequence MSHEPKSPSLGMISAAPCTMATVSPLTPSPISGAMVGNGSPASQSAHSGFAAALRKLAKQAEDPRGSISSESSHVSSPVTNHISPVGTPKRVAMGTSLGPPTSTPPVVTIAPTKTVNGFWRSEGRQAEAGLRGSGQERLPSDRPLPAQEKTSLSLPPYLAGTHPFSMTSSALMQDPRLQTHLPRQVPHMLLAGTQEEYLRDGFRPYASAEELRMPVLPLGLGPGAAADALAYFHSGYLPHPSLASYRMEDYYNLSALRSYYHQLPEGGAMQALHPSAVHLPVPGVFYHGDIAHPSLTALHSERLQMEEDLRQHEREKDRDKERTREIERERQWEREVQRDKERERETGREMEIKKERAREMEKRHLSHEVHANQHSISHVNSHSLAHPFTHRQPVKDRAKLDDRLAANRPDKTKEPSLLMAPPGPYAPSGGTASGLGSSSGLQFGSGPGKAHRPMITPMMLQRPDEEDRWLARPRALKVEKVDRQGQVPSEFHQQVKEKRLDLGRPTEPAETHRERYSAHHNDMGVRDQSQPLGAPPPLISPKPLPRDHRPSPPALWNPVSLINSDRPLSHIHPFSSHTKPKPQEDESRQQSGPEKTSSMPINSLLDSGKYLAELEKSTRSFLSQQRNFFSQSGLRDYGQTQGSGSHRPAVERSDPMMVYDQALQQHRRLVSKLDLEEKKRREAREKGYYYELDDSYDESDEEEVRAHLRRVAQQPPLKPDASKEKMEFLNIFGVTTLSKRDELLEIKRRKRRRLMLERSPSPPAGQNKRKSPSPPQPPLTTRFTPEEMDNTSELEDKKHFLSMFSLNHISVEERKDRELTSGQARVSGETVYKNEKITSLLEAIKQKNVTLDSLRYASDTPCSSPSAASHQSTSNGHPEPVNSSPDNLRFEDPPPLAPLKAPCQPKEVSPVRRVTSLQASAPPKDHPPGLNGLNGRPRVWESINQEEFAQHFHQSVLQSTQTTQQRQKAGATVGTDEQFDNASHQPPGLQKAFNKPPQTQTNGHTLNIPPHRDSPGASQDLSDEEGVSTDEDDEEETFSPRWKGIEAIFEAYEEYIEERSLEHQVLQSECRRLETHHYNLTLTAEQLSQSMRDLLAQKHNLALKRDRMQAELEHLKKCLALPLFHWHRGYYKRPSPR, from the exons gtTCCATTAGTAGCGAGTCATCGCATGTTTCCTCCCCCGTGACCAATCACATTTCTCCGGTCGGTACGCCGAAACGGGTTGCCATGGGTACAAGCTTGGGCCCTCCCACTAGTACGCCGCCTGTGGTCACCATCGCTCCGACTAAAACAGTCAACGGCTTCTGGAGGTCTGAAGGCCGTCAG GCTGAAGCAGGATTGAGAGGGTCAGGTCAAGAGCGTTTGCCCTCAGACCGGCCTCTGCCAGCCCAGGAGAAgacctccctctctctccctccataCCTGGCGGGCACCCATCCTTTCAGCATGACCTCGAGCGCTCTCATGCAAGACCCTCGCCTTCAGACTCA CCTGCCACGCCAGGTTCCTCACATGCTGCTAGCAGGAACTCAGGAGGAGTATCTTCGCGACGGGTTCCGTCCGTACGCCTCGGCAGAAGAGCTGCGTATGCCTGTGCTTCCTCTAGGGCTCGGCCCGGGGGCTGCTGCCGATGCTCTTGCATACTTTCACTCAGGATATTTACCGCATCCCTCTCTCGCCTCATACAG GATGGAAGACTACTACAATCTGTCTGCACTCCGCTCGTATTACCACCAGCTTCCAGAAGGTGGAGCCATGCAAGCCCTGCACCCCTCCGCTGTTCACCTGCCCGTCCCGGGAGTGTTTTACCACGGTGACATCGCACATCCGTCGCTCACTGCTCTTCACTCAGAGAG GCTGCAGATGGAAGAAGATCTTCGCCAGCACGAGAGAGAAAAGGACCGAGATAAAGAGAGAACGCGTGAAATCGAACGGGAGCGGCAGTGGGAGCGCGAGGTGCAGAgggacaaagagagagagagagaaacgggGCGGGAGATGGAGATTAAGAAGGAGAGGGCGAGAGAGATGGAGAAACGCCACCTGAGCCACGAGGTGCACGCGAACCAGCACTCGATCTCTCACGTGAACTCTCACTCGCTGGCTCATCCGTTCACGCACCGGCAGCCGGTGAAGGACAGAGCCAAGCTGGACGACAGACTCGCTGCTAATAGACCGG ACAAAACCAAAGAACCTTCGTTGCTCATGGCTCCACCTGGTCCATACGCACCTTCAGGAGGTACAGCCTCAGGCCTTGGATCCTCTTCAGGGCTCCAGTTTGGATCAGGTCCTGGAAAAGCCCATCGGCCCATGATAACTCCCATGATGCTCCAGCGGCCCGATGAGGAGGACAGATGGCTGGCCAGACCGAGAGCTCTGAAGGTGGAGAAGGTGGACAGACAAGGTCAGGTGCCGTCAGAGTTTCATCAGCAAGTTAAGGAGAAGCGTCTGGATCTGGGACGACCCACAGAACCGGCAGAAACGCACAGGGAAAG GTACAGCGCACACCATAATGACATGGGTGTCAGAGACCAATCTCAACCCTTGGGTGCACCGCCTCCGCTAATATCCCCGAAACCTCTGCCTCGAGACCACCGCCCATCCCCTCCCGCTCTCTGGAACCCCGTCTCCCTCATCAACTCCGACCGGCCCCTATCCCACATCCATCCTTTCTCAAGCCACACCAAACCTAAACCTCAAGAAGATGAGTCAAGGCAGCAAAGCGGCCCTGAGAAGACCTCCTCCATGCCGATCAACAGCCTCCTTGATTCTGGTAAATATCTGGCCGAGCTGGAGAAGTCCACCAGAAGCTTTTTGAGCCAGCAGAGGAACTTCTTCTCTCAGTCTGGACTTCGAGACTACGGGCAAACTCAGGGGTCAGGTTCTCATAGGCCGGCTGTTGAAAGATCAGACCCCATGATGGTGTACGACCAGGCTCTGCAGCAACACAGGAGGCTGGTCAGCAAACTAGACCTGGAGGAGAAGAAACGCAGAGAAGCCAGAGAGAAAG GCTATTATTATGAATTGGACGACTCTTATGATGAGAGCGATGAGGAAGAAGTTCGAGCTCACCTGAGAAGAGTTGCTCAGCAACCTCCTCTCAAACCAGATGCGTCTAAAGAG AAAATGGAGTTTCTGAATATATTCGGCGTGACCACCCTCTCCAAGCGAGATGAGCTTCTGGAGATaaagaggagaaagagaaggagaCTCATGCTGGAGAGAAGCCCGTCACCTCCTGCGGGGCAGAACAAACGAAAGAGCCCCTCTCCTCCCCAACCTCCTCTCACAACACGCTTCACTCCAGAAGAGATGGACAACACCAGTGAACTTGAGGACAAGAAGCATTTCCTCAGTATGTTCAGCTTGAACCACATCAGCGTGGAGGAGAGAAAAG accgggaGTTAACTTCGGGTCAGGCGCGTGTGTCCggtgaaaccgtctata aaaatgagaaGATTACAAGCTTGCTGGAAGCCATCAAACAAAAAAACGTAACTCTGGACTCGCTCAGATATGCCTCAGATACTCCTTGTTCTAGCCCGTCAG CTGCCTCACATCAGTCAACTAGTAATGGTCACCCTGAACCCGTAAATAGCTCACCCGACAACCTTCGATTTGAAGACCCTCCACCGCTGGCTCCTCTCAAAGCTCCATGCCAACCCAAGGAGGTGTCTCCCGTCAGAAGGGTCACAAGCCTGCAGGCCAGCGCCCCACCCAAGGATCACCCTCCAGGGCTGAATGGACTAAATGGCAGACCCAGAGTGTGGGAGAGCATAAACCAAGAGGAGTTCGCTCagcattttcatcagtctgtaCTGCAGTCCACTCAAACAACACAACAGAGACAAAAAg CAGGTGCCACTGTAGGAACCGATGAGCAGTTTGATAATGCATCGCATCAACCTCCAGGTCTCCAGAAGGCATTCAACAAACCCCCCCAAACACAGACCAATGGCCACACCCTCAATATACCACCCCATAGAGACTCTCCAGGTGCGAGCCAGGACCTTTCAGATGAAGAGGGCGTCAGTACGGATGAAGACGATGAGGAGGAGACTTTCAGTCCCAGGTGGAAAGGAATTGAAGCGATATTTGAAGCATATGAGGAGTATATAGAAG AGAGAAGTTTGGAGCATCAGGTTCTCCAAAGCGAGTGTAGACGTCTTGAGACGCACCATTACAATCTCACGCTGACAGCCGAGCAGCTCTCTCAGAGCATGAGG gaTCTGTTGGCGCAGAAGCACAATCTGGCATTAAAGCGAGATCGTATGCAGGCCGAACTGGAGCACTTGAAGAAATGCCTGGCACTGCCCCTGTTTCATTGGCACAGGGGATATTACAAGAGACCCTCACCCAGGTGA
- the gse1a gene encoding genetic suppressor element 1 isoform X2, with protein sequence MSHEPKSPSLGMISAAPCTMATVSPLTPSPISGAMVGNGSPASQSAHSGFAAALRKLAKQAEDPRGSISSESSHVSSPVTNHISPVGTPKRVAMGTSLGPPTSTPPVVTIAPTKTVNGFWRSEGRQAEAGLRGSGQERLPSDRPLPAQEKTSLSLPPYLAGTHPFSMTSSALMQDPRLQTHLPRQVPHMLLAGTQEEYLRDGFRPYASAEELRMPVLPLGLGPGAAADALAYFHSGYLPHPSLASYRMEDYYNLSALRSYYHQLPEGGAMQALHPSAVHLPVPGVFYHGDIAHPSLTALHSERLQMEEDLRQHEREKDRDKERTREIERERQWEREVQRDKERERETGREMEIKKERAREMEKRHLSHEVHANQHSISHVNSHSLAHPFTHRQPVKDRAKLDDRLAANRPDKTKEPSLLMAPPGPYAPSGGTASGLGSSSGLQFGSGPGKAHRPMITPMMLQRPDEEDRWLARPRALKVEKVDRQGQVPSEFHQQVKEKRLDLGRPTEPAETHRERYSAHHNDMGVRDQSQPLGAPPPLISPKPLPRDHRPSPPALWNPVSLINSDRPLSHIHPFSSHTKPKPQEDESRQQSGPEKTSSMPINSLLDSGKYLAELEKSTRSFLSQQRNFFSQSGLRDYGQTQGSGSHRPAVERSDPMMVYDQALQQHRRLVSKLDLEEKKRREAREKGYYYELDDSYDESDEEEVRAHLRRVAQQPPLKPDASKEKMEFLNIFGVTTLSKRDELLEIKRRKRRRLMLERSPSPPAGQNKRKSPSPPQPPLTTRFTPEEMDNTSELEDKKHFLSMFSLNHISVEERKDRELTSGQARVSGETVYKNEKITSLLEAIKQKNVTLDSLRYASDTPCSSPSAASHQSTSNGHPEPVNSSPDNLRFEDPPPLAPLKAPCQPKEVSPVRRVTSLQASAPPKDHPPGLNGLNGRPRVWESINQEEFAQHFHQSVLQSTQTTQQRQKGATVGTDEQFDNASHQPPGLQKAFNKPPQTQTNGHTLNIPPHRDSPGASQDLSDEEGVSTDEDDEEETFSPRWKGIEAIFEAYEEYIEERSLEHQVLQSECRRLETHHYNLTLTAEQLSQSMRDLLAQKHNLALKRDRMQAELEHLKKCLALPLFHWHRGYYKRPSPR encoded by the exons gtTCCATTAGTAGCGAGTCATCGCATGTTTCCTCCCCCGTGACCAATCACATTTCTCCGGTCGGTACGCCGAAACGGGTTGCCATGGGTACAAGCTTGGGCCCTCCCACTAGTACGCCGCCTGTGGTCACCATCGCTCCGACTAAAACAGTCAACGGCTTCTGGAGGTCTGAAGGCCGTCAG GCTGAAGCAGGATTGAGAGGGTCAGGTCAAGAGCGTTTGCCCTCAGACCGGCCTCTGCCAGCCCAGGAGAAgacctccctctctctccctccataCCTGGCGGGCACCCATCCTTTCAGCATGACCTCGAGCGCTCTCATGCAAGACCCTCGCCTTCAGACTCA CCTGCCACGCCAGGTTCCTCACATGCTGCTAGCAGGAACTCAGGAGGAGTATCTTCGCGACGGGTTCCGTCCGTACGCCTCGGCAGAAGAGCTGCGTATGCCTGTGCTTCCTCTAGGGCTCGGCCCGGGGGCTGCTGCCGATGCTCTTGCATACTTTCACTCAGGATATTTACCGCATCCCTCTCTCGCCTCATACAG GATGGAAGACTACTACAATCTGTCTGCACTCCGCTCGTATTACCACCAGCTTCCAGAAGGTGGAGCCATGCAAGCCCTGCACCCCTCCGCTGTTCACCTGCCCGTCCCGGGAGTGTTTTACCACGGTGACATCGCACATCCGTCGCTCACTGCTCTTCACTCAGAGAG GCTGCAGATGGAAGAAGATCTTCGCCAGCACGAGAGAGAAAAGGACCGAGATAAAGAGAGAACGCGTGAAATCGAACGGGAGCGGCAGTGGGAGCGCGAGGTGCAGAgggacaaagagagagagagagaaacgggGCGGGAGATGGAGATTAAGAAGGAGAGGGCGAGAGAGATGGAGAAACGCCACCTGAGCCACGAGGTGCACGCGAACCAGCACTCGATCTCTCACGTGAACTCTCACTCGCTGGCTCATCCGTTCACGCACCGGCAGCCGGTGAAGGACAGAGCCAAGCTGGACGACAGACTCGCTGCTAATAGACCGG ACAAAACCAAAGAACCTTCGTTGCTCATGGCTCCACCTGGTCCATACGCACCTTCAGGAGGTACAGCCTCAGGCCTTGGATCCTCTTCAGGGCTCCAGTTTGGATCAGGTCCTGGAAAAGCCCATCGGCCCATGATAACTCCCATGATGCTCCAGCGGCCCGATGAGGAGGACAGATGGCTGGCCAGACCGAGAGCTCTGAAGGTGGAGAAGGTGGACAGACAAGGTCAGGTGCCGTCAGAGTTTCATCAGCAAGTTAAGGAGAAGCGTCTGGATCTGGGACGACCCACAGAACCGGCAGAAACGCACAGGGAAAG GTACAGCGCACACCATAATGACATGGGTGTCAGAGACCAATCTCAACCCTTGGGTGCACCGCCTCCGCTAATATCCCCGAAACCTCTGCCTCGAGACCACCGCCCATCCCCTCCCGCTCTCTGGAACCCCGTCTCCCTCATCAACTCCGACCGGCCCCTATCCCACATCCATCCTTTCTCAAGCCACACCAAACCTAAACCTCAAGAAGATGAGTCAAGGCAGCAAAGCGGCCCTGAGAAGACCTCCTCCATGCCGATCAACAGCCTCCTTGATTCTGGTAAATATCTGGCCGAGCTGGAGAAGTCCACCAGAAGCTTTTTGAGCCAGCAGAGGAACTTCTTCTCTCAGTCTGGACTTCGAGACTACGGGCAAACTCAGGGGTCAGGTTCTCATAGGCCGGCTGTTGAAAGATCAGACCCCATGATGGTGTACGACCAGGCTCTGCAGCAACACAGGAGGCTGGTCAGCAAACTAGACCTGGAGGAGAAGAAACGCAGAGAAGCCAGAGAGAAAG GCTATTATTATGAATTGGACGACTCTTATGATGAGAGCGATGAGGAAGAAGTTCGAGCTCACCTGAGAAGAGTTGCTCAGCAACCTCCTCTCAAACCAGATGCGTCTAAAGAG AAAATGGAGTTTCTGAATATATTCGGCGTGACCACCCTCTCCAAGCGAGATGAGCTTCTGGAGATaaagaggagaaagagaaggagaCTCATGCTGGAGAGAAGCCCGTCACCTCCTGCGGGGCAGAACAAACGAAAGAGCCCCTCTCCTCCCCAACCTCCTCTCACAACACGCTTCACTCCAGAAGAGATGGACAACACCAGTGAACTTGAGGACAAGAAGCATTTCCTCAGTATGTTCAGCTTGAACCACATCAGCGTGGAGGAGAGAAAAG accgggaGTTAACTTCGGGTCAGGCGCGTGTGTCCggtgaaaccgtctata aaaatgagaaGATTACAAGCTTGCTGGAAGCCATCAAACAAAAAAACGTAACTCTGGACTCGCTCAGATATGCCTCAGATACTCCTTGTTCTAGCCCGTCAG CTGCCTCACATCAGTCAACTAGTAATGGTCACCCTGAACCCGTAAATAGCTCACCCGACAACCTTCGATTTGAAGACCCTCCACCGCTGGCTCCTCTCAAAGCTCCATGCCAACCCAAGGAGGTGTCTCCCGTCAGAAGGGTCACAAGCCTGCAGGCCAGCGCCCCACCCAAGGATCACCCTCCAGGGCTGAATGGACTAAATGGCAGACCCAGAGTGTGGGAGAGCATAAACCAAGAGGAGTTCGCTCagcattttcatcagtctgtaCTGCAGTCCACTCAAACAACACAACAGAGACAAAAAg GTGCCACTGTAGGAACCGATGAGCAGTTTGATAATGCATCGCATCAACCTCCAGGTCTCCAGAAGGCATTCAACAAACCCCCCCAAACACAGACCAATGGCCACACCCTCAATATACCACCCCATAGAGACTCTCCAGGTGCGAGCCAGGACCTTTCAGATGAAGAGGGCGTCAGTACGGATGAAGACGATGAGGAGGAGACTTTCAGTCCCAGGTGGAAAGGAATTGAAGCGATATTTGAAGCATATGAGGAGTATATAGAAG AGAGAAGTTTGGAGCATCAGGTTCTCCAAAGCGAGTGTAGACGTCTTGAGACGCACCATTACAATCTCACGCTGACAGCCGAGCAGCTCTCTCAGAGCATGAGG gaTCTGTTGGCGCAGAAGCACAATCTGGCATTAAAGCGAGATCGTATGCAGGCCGAACTGGAGCACTTGAAGAAATGCCTGGCACTGCCCCTGTTTCATTGGCACAGGGGATATTACAAGAGACCCTCACCCAGGTGA